From Streptomyces zhihengii, the proteins below share one genomic window:
- a CDS encoding PhzF family phenazine biosynthesis protein, producing MTTEPEVLHYTAFSADPAGGNRAGVVLDAAGLDDDAMLAVAARLGYSESAFLTDPPEDLGGTPGRAFTLRFFSPKAEVPFCGHATVAASVALAERIGPGDLLFATPAGTVPVSVTEDDGVLRATLTTVEPHTEQIGDADLAEALAALDWPAGDLDPTLPPRIAFAGARHLVLGAATRERLADLSYDFARLEALMHRLELTTVQLVWRESRTVFHVRDPFPVGGVVEDPATGAAAGAFGAYAREFGLVPASSVLTLHQGADMGRPGVLTVELREGDARVRVSGTGTRIA from the coding sequence CGCCGACCCCGCCGGCGGCAACCGAGCCGGCGTGGTGCTGGACGCGGCGGGGCTCGACGACGACGCCATGCTCGCCGTCGCCGCCCGCCTCGGCTACAGCGAGTCCGCCTTCCTCACCGACCCGCCCGAGGACCTCGGCGGCACGCCCGGGCGCGCCTTCACGCTCCGCTTCTTCAGCCCGAAGGCGGAGGTCCCGTTCTGCGGTCACGCCACCGTGGCGGCGTCCGTCGCGCTCGCCGAACGCATCGGCCCCGGCGACCTGTTGTTCGCCACGCCCGCCGGCACGGTGCCGGTGAGCGTGACCGAGGACGACGGCGTGCTGCGGGCCACGCTCACCACCGTCGAGCCGCACACCGAGCAGATCGGTGACGCCGACCTCGCCGAGGCGCTCGCCGCCCTCGACTGGCCCGCGGGCGACCTCGACCCGACCCTGCCGCCGCGCATCGCCTTCGCGGGCGCCCGCCATCTCGTGCTCGGGGCGGCCACCAGGGAGCGGCTGGCGGACCTCTCCTACGACTTCGCCCGCCTCGAAGCGCTGATGCACCGGCTGGAGCTGACCACCGTGCAACTGGTGTGGCGGGAGTCCCGCACCGTCTTCCACGTCCGCGACCCGTTCCCGGTGGGCGGCGTCGTGGAGGATCCGGCGACGGGCGCGGCGGCCGGTGCCTTCGGCGCCTACGCGCGGGAGTTCGGCCTCGTCCCCGCGTCGTCCGTGCTCACCCTGCACCAGGGCGCCGACATGGGGCGGCCTGGTGTGCTGACGGTGGAGCTGCGCGAGGGCGACGCCCG